From the genome of Streptococcus lutetiensis, one region includes:
- a CDS encoding F0F1 ATP synthase subunit epsilon, which produces MTFMTVQVVTPDGIRYDHHANFISVKTPDGEMGILPEHINLIAPLTVHEMKIHRTDDPNHVDWVAINGGIIEIKDNLVTIVADSAERERDIDVSRAERAKIRAERKLEQAQSTHDNDEVRRAQVALRRALNRISVGNK; this is translated from the coding sequence ATGACATTTATGACTGTTCAGGTAGTAACACCAGATGGTATTCGCTATGATCACCATGCTAATTTTATTTCAGTAAAAACACCGGATGGTGAGATGGGGATTTTGCCAGAACACATTAACCTCATTGCTCCGCTAACAGTTCACGAGATGAAAATTCATCGTACAGATGATCCTAATCACGTGGATTGGGTAGCTATCAACGGTGGTATTATTGAGATTAAAGATAATCTTGTGACAATTGTTGCAGATTCTGCAGAACGTGAACGCGACATCGATGTTAGCCGTGCTGAACGCGCTAAGATTCGTGCTGAGCGTAAATTGGAACAAGCTCAAAGTACTCACGATAACGACGAAGTACGTCGTGCACAAGTTGCTCTTCGCCGTGCTTTGAACCGTATCAGTGTTGGTAATAAATAA
- a CDS encoding DUF1146 family protein, translating to MEILNSSVTLISHLVFIAMTHQILRNLFDWSKLIKNTPENIGRLKVFILLVSIALGYMVSHFILEIIIVSQTFFFGFQ from the coding sequence ATGGAAATTTTAAATAGTTCAGTGACTTTGATTAGTCACCTTGTTTTTATTGCAATGACCCATCAAATTCTTCGAAATTTATTTGATTGGTCAAAATTGATTAAGAATACGCCTGAGAATATTGGTCGTCTTAAAGTGTTTATTCTTTTGGTTAGTATTGCACTTGGTTATATGGTAAGTCACTTTATTTTGGAAATCATTATAGTCAGCCAGACTTTCTTCTTTGGCTTTCAATAA